One genomic segment of Nonomuraea coxensis DSM 45129 includes these proteins:
- a CDS encoding MFS transporter, producing the protein MIDDLRPGARARMVAALAITQTAGYGVLYYAFSVFIPPMARDLDAGVTALTGAITLSVLVSGVAAPAVGRLLDRRGGRGLMTGGSLLGAAAVLAWSQVRSVAELYAVCAVLGLASAAVLYEAAFAVIVACFDPVRRARALLTVTVVAGFASSVFLPLTGLLTDRYGWRQALVVLAAGYALTAVPLHALTVRDRPGPARADRGAIVAGALRERPFWLLAAGFLAQTGAVSVMGVLLVTYLIALGHPPVFAASVAGLLGVLSVTGRLVTTGLQARWRVALITAAMFGLQGLAAVLLPLAGRSTGGAVAAVVLFGLGFGVATIARPALVADRYGTAAYASLSGALALPITVAKAVAPLAAAGIAEVAGFPAVMGAVAAACAAGALALVAYDRQGNVGGAPAS; encoded by the coding sequence GTGATCGACGACCTTCGCCCGGGAGCGCGGGCCCGCATGGTGGCCGCGCTCGCGATCACCCAGACCGCCGGCTACGGCGTGCTCTACTACGCCTTCTCGGTGTTCATCCCGCCGATGGCGCGGGACCTGGACGCCGGGGTCACCGCCCTGACCGGGGCGATCACGCTGTCGGTCCTGGTCTCGGGGGTGGCGGCGCCCGCCGTCGGACGCCTGCTGGACCGGCGCGGCGGGCGCGGCCTGATGACGGGCGGGTCGCTGCTGGGCGCGGCGGCGGTGCTGGCCTGGTCGCAGGTGCGCTCCGTCGCCGAACTGTACGCCGTGTGCGCGGTGCTGGGCCTCGCGTCGGCGGCGGTGCTGTACGAGGCCGCGTTCGCGGTGATCGTCGCGTGCTTCGACCCGGTGCGGCGGGCACGGGCGCTGCTCACGGTCACCGTGGTCGCCGGGTTCGCCTCCAGCGTCTTCCTGCCGCTGACCGGGCTCCTCACGGACCGGTACGGCTGGCGGCAGGCCCTGGTGGTGCTCGCCGCCGGCTACGCCCTGACCGCCGTGCCGCTGCACGCCCTCACGGTGCGCGACCGGCCGGGGCCGGCGCGGGCGGACCGGGGCGCGATCGTCGCCGGGGCGCTGCGGGAGCGGCCCTTCTGGCTGCTCGCGGCCGGGTTCCTCGCCCAGACCGGGGCGGTGTCGGTCATGGGGGTGCTGCTGGTGACGTACCTGATCGCGCTCGGGCACCCTCCTGTGTTCGCGGCGAGCGTCGCCGGGCTGCTCGGCGTGCTGTCGGTCACCGGCCGGCTGGTCACCACGGGGCTGCAGGCCCGCTGGCGGGTGGCGCTGATCACGGCGGCGATGTTCGGGCTGCAGGGGCTCGCGGCGGTGCTGCTGCCGCTGGCCGGGCGCAGCACGGGCGGGGCCGTGGCGGCGGTGGTCCTGTTCGGGCTGGGGTTCGGGGTGGCCACGATCGCGCGGCCCGCGCTCGTCGCCGACCGGTACGGCACGGCCGCGTACGCCTCGCTGAGCGGCGCGCTGGCGCTGCCCATCACCGTGGCCAAGGCGGTCGCGCCGCTGGCGGCGGCCGGGATCGCGGAGGTCGCCGGATTCCCTGCGGTCATGGGGGCGGTGGCGGCGGCCTGCGCGGCCGGAGCCCTGGCGCTCGTGGCCTACGATCGGCAAGGGAACGTCGGCGGCGCCCCGGCCTCCTGA
- a CDS encoding SDR family NAD(P)-dependent oxidoreductase, whose translation MTPSYVVTGGGRGIGRAVTDRLLAGGGTVVVVERDAAVLDALDGAGVVAVAGDAADEQVAARAAALAQERGPLRGWVNNAAVFRDASVHASPISEVRALIAANLDLAVVGCATAVRAFLAAGGPGAIVNVTSHQATRAVPGGLPYATAKAAVEGLTRSLAVEYGRRGIRVNAVAPGTVATERYLAFLDGLGEGEAAAVEQQLAVLHPLGRVAEPAEVAAVVAYLLSDDAAFVNGATVPVDGGRTVLGLDPEARE comes from the coding sequence ATGACTCCCTCTTACGTGGTGACCGGTGGCGGGCGTGGCATCGGGCGGGCGGTGACCGATCGGCTGCTGGCCGGCGGCGGGACGGTCGTCGTGGTCGAGCGTGACGCCGCCGTCCTGGACGCCCTCGACGGGGCCGGTGTCGTGGCGGTGGCCGGCGACGCGGCGGACGAGCAGGTGGCCGCGCGGGCCGCCGCCCTCGCCCAGGAACGCGGCCCGCTGCGCGGCTGGGTCAACAACGCGGCCGTCTTCCGCGACGCCTCCGTGCACGCCTCGCCGATCTCCGAGGTCAGGGCGCTGATCGCGGCCAACCTGGATCTGGCCGTGGTCGGCTGCGCCACCGCCGTCCGGGCCTTCCTCGCCGCCGGCGGGCCGGGCGCGATCGTCAACGTCACCTCCCATCAGGCGACCCGCGCGGTGCCCGGCGGGCTGCCGTACGCGACGGCCAAGGCCGCCGTCGAGGGGCTGACCAGGTCGCTGGCCGTCGAGTACGGCCGGCGCGGCATCCGGGTCAACGCCGTCGCCCCGGGCACGGTGGCGACCGAGCGGTACCTGGCGTTCCTGGACGGGCTGGGGGAGGGGGAGGCGGCGGCCGTGGAGCAGCAGCTCGCGGTGCTGCACCCTCTGGGGCGGGTGGCGGAGCCCGCCGAGGTGGCGGCGGTCGTGGCGTACCTGCTGTCGGACGACGCGGCGTTCGTCAACGGCGCGACGGTGCCCGTGGACGGCGGGCGTACGGTGCTCGGGCTCGACCCGGAAGCGCGGGAATGA
- a CDS encoding DUF3040 domain-containing protein: MGLSGRERRILAQIEQALEREDPELARRVAAINRIEAVGGLPGRPYGDRARLWALAHGWVILAAGALVMVLLLVAVLTT; this comes from the coding sequence ATGGGTCTCTCTGGAAGGGAACGCCGCATACTCGCCCAGATTGAGCAGGCCCTGGAGCGAGAGGATCCAGAGCTGGCCCGGCGGGTCGCGGCCATCAACAGGATCGAGGCGGTCGGCGGCCTGCCGGGACGGCCCTACGGCGACCGGGCGCGCCTGTGGGCGCTGGCCCACGGATGGGTGATCCTCGCGGCGGGCGCGCTGGTGATGGTGTTACTGCTGGTAGCGGTCCTCACCACCTGA
- a CDS encoding DUF6343 family protein has protein sequence MWLRDRTGTEPTTARSPLGARRVLSMVALVLGVAAAVFFVIRAMSTGEEVWRWEAAIAAVVAVVAAVDLLVIRHRRSSGQGRPGSRPRPGSRPRSGGEDRYQQ, from the coding sequence ATGTGGCTACGTGACCGTACGGGCACGGAGCCGACGACCGCGCGCAGCCCGCTGGGGGCGCGGCGGGTCCTGTCGATGGTGGCGCTGGTGCTCGGCGTCGCCGCGGCGGTGTTCTTCGTGATCCGCGCCATGAGCACGGGCGAGGAGGTCTGGCGCTGGGAGGCGGCCATCGCGGCGGTCGTGGCGGTCGTCGCCGCCGTGGACCTGCTGGTGATCCGGCACCGCCGGTCGAGCGGCCAGGGCCGCCCGGGGAGCCGACCCCGTCCCGGGAGCCGGCCCCGTTCAGGTGGTGAGGACCGCTACCAGCAGTAA
- a CDS encoding maleylpyruvate isomerase family mycothiol-dependent enzyme, whose translation MAEDDPLRDFDPFDIFDAEAARLDRFFTGLDGDGWLRPSHCSGWTVRDVLAHLAGEEMYNHAVLDGTVPELMSLMSAEGISGYEDFNEWCVRQRRDLPVEDVLREWREKNGDTRRRMRELGPDAVLETMAGPYPNGRQAFHYDSEYATHADDVEAPVGADEADDRTLWRVAVGRFALAESESKVQVEQTAEQIWVALDGVTATLPYPEFVAATVGRLPASYELDPRLASALRCLA comes from the coding sequence ATGGCTGAGGACGACCCGCTGCGCGACTTCGACCCGTTCGACATCTTCGACGCCGAGGCGGCCAGGCTGGACCGGTTCTTCACCGGCCTGGACGGCGACGGCTGGCTGCGGCCGTCCCACTGCTCGGGCTGGACCGTCCGCGACGTGCTGGCCCATCTGGCGGGCGAGGAGATGTACAACCACGCGGTGCTCGACGGCACCGTGCCGGAGCTGATGAGCCTGATGTCCGCCGAAGGCATCAGCGGCTACGAGGACTTCAACGAGTGGTGCGTACGGCAGCGCCGCGACCTGCCGGTCGAGGACGTGCTGCGGGAGTGGCGCGAGAAGAACGGCGACACCCGGCGGCGCATGCGCGAGCTGGGACCGGACGCCGTACTGGAGACGATGGCCGGGCCCTACCCCAACGGGCGGCAGGCGTTCCACTACGACTCCGAGTACGCCACCCACGCCGACGACGTCGAAGCCCCGGTCGGGGCGGACGAGGCCGACGACCGGACGTTGTGGCGGGTCGCGGTCGGCCGGTTCGCGCTGGCGGAGAGCGAGTCGAAGGTGCAGGTCGAGCAGACGGCCGAGCAGATCTGGGTGGCGCTCGACGGGGTGACGGCGACGCTGCCGTACCCGGAGTTCGTGGCGGCGACGGTGGGCCGGCTGCCCGCCTCCTACGAGCTCGACCCGCGCCTGGCCAGCGCGCTGCGCTGCCTGGCCTGA
- a CDS encoding DUF4344 domain-containing metallopeptidase: MPHPLAALALSMASALGAAPTPSPPAASPPAVRFEPAGSERAEQARRLLKESDALRTKIRLPRAVEVVARDCDGRSAAWDAQESRITICYSMVDRMDRTLTGISETEEADARAADRRLDAALTAFFHHELGHALGTLGGLEDPEGQADTLAALTLAADRPGQAVPAAEARHLLAAGHAGLGHLAGEEESATFACLLYGADPAANAAIAKGGWVPAERAPSCAGEYQEARAAAGPLISRSP; encoded by the coding sequence ATGCCGCATCCCCTCGCCGCCCTGGCCCTGAGCATGGCGAGCGCACTGGGAGCGGCCCCCACGCCGTCCCCTCCGGCCGCCTCGCCTCCCGCCGTGCGGTTCGAGCCCGCCGGCTCGGAGCGGGCGGAGCAGGCCCGCCGGCTGCTCAAGGAGAGCGACGCGCTGCGTACGAAGATCAGGCTGCCGCGCGCGGTCGAGGTCGTGGCCCGCGACTGCGACGGGCGGTCCGCCGCCTGGGACGCCCAGGAGAGCCGCATCACGATCTGCTACTCCATGGTCGACCGGATGGACCGCACGCTGACCGGCATCTCCGAGACCGAGGAGGCCGACGCCCGCGCCGCGGACCGCCGTCTCGACGCCGCGCTGACCGCGTTCTTCCATCACGAGCTGGGCCACGCCCTCGGCACGCTGGGCGGCCTGGAGGACCCCGAGGGCCAGGCCGACACGCTCGCCGCGCTCACGCTGGCCGCCGACCGGCCGGGGCAGGCGGTCCCCGCCGCCGAGGCCCGCCACCTGCTCGCCGCCGGGCACGCCGGGCTCGGCCACCTGGCCGGGGAGGAGGAGTCCGCCACGTTCGCCTGCCTCCTCTACGGCGCCGATCCGGCGGCGAACGCCGCCATCGCCAAGGGCGGCTGGGTGCCCGCCGAACGGGCGCCCTCGTGCGCCGGCGAATACCAGGAGGCCAGGGCGGCCGCCGGGCCCTTGATCAGCAGGAGTCCGTGA
- a CDS encoding sugar kinase — MTDVYTLGEPLGVVTSGRVRHEGEARLDVCGPELTLAVALARLGHDCAYLGKVGGDELGARVLTVLRGEGVDVADMRVSEGLPTGLLLRESRVGREPRTAHYRAGSAGSRLSPGNVPIDRVGAAKMLHVTGVTAALGIDAQDAVRAAVGAARTAGVMISFAVEYVPELWPSVREAEEVLSELACASHLLFLRQDELDLVKPALTPEREVVVDRGVKGATVRADRMRYDVQGRQVPVVDPSGAGEAFAAGYISAALDGLTPQERLHRGALLGAAAVTGVSDWQGLPTRAEL; from the coding sequence ATGACGGACGTCTACACGCTCGGCGAGCCTCTCGGCGTGGTCACCAGCGGCCGGGTCCGCCATGAGGGGGAGGCCAGGCTCGACGTCTGCGGGCCGGAGCTCACGCTGGCCGTGGCGCTGGCCAGGCTCGGGCACGACTGCGCCTACCTCGGCAAGGTGGGCGGCGACGAGCTCGGCGCGCGGGTGCTGACCGTGCTGCGCGGCGAGGGCGTGGACGTGGCGGACATGCGGGTGTCCGAAGGGCTGCCGACGGGCCTGCTGCTCAGGGAGAGCCGCGTGGGCCGCGAGCCGCGCACCGCGCACTACCGCGCGGGGTCGGCCGGCTCGCGCCTGTCGCCGGGCAACGTCCCCATCGACCGCGTGGGCGCGGCCAAGATGCTGCACGTCACCGGCGTGACGGCGGCCCTCGGCATCGACGCCCAGGACGCCGTGCGCGCCGCCGTCGGCGCCGCCCGCACCGCGGGCGTGATGATCTCCTTCGCCGTCGAGTACGTCCCTGAGCTGTGGCCGTCGGTCCGCGAGGCCGAGGAGGTGCTGAGCGAGCTGGCCTGCGCCTCCCACCTGCTCTTCCTCCGCCAGGACGAGCTCGACCTGGTCAAGCCCGCCCTCACGCCGGAGCGCGAGGTGGTCGTGGACCGCGGGGTGAAGGGCGCCACCGTGCGCGCCGACCGGATGCGCTACGACGTCCAGGGCCGGCAGGTGCCGGTGGTGGACCCGTCGGGCGCGGGGGAGGCGTTCGCGGCCGGCTACATCAGCGCCGCCCTGGACGGCCTCACCCCGCAGGAACGCCTGCACCGCGGGGCGCTGTTGGGCGCCGCCGCGGTGACGGGCGTCAGCGACTGGCAGGGGTTGCCCACCAGGGCCGAGCTGTGA
- a CDS encoding LacI family DNA-binding transcriptional regulator, whose translation MTRRLAEVAKKVGVSEATVSRVLNGKPGVSDATREAVLTALDVLGYERPTQLRGDRARLVGLVLPELQNPIFPAFAEVVGGALAQQGFTSVLCTRTLGGVSEADYVDLLLQQQVSGVVFAGGLYAQADAAHGHYRLLHERKLPTVLVNAAVGHLDFPQVSCDDVVAAEMAVAHLRALGHERVGMVLGPKDHMPSRRKLETFLAAGGDAELVEHTMFSLEGGHAAAARLVRRGVSGVVCASDLLALGTVRAARRAGLSVPGDISVIGFDDSALMNCTEPPLTTVRQPIDAMGRAAVDLLVAQIDKAVVPADELLFEPELVVRASTARCPA comes from the coding sequence ATGACACGACGACTCGCAGAGGTGGCCAAGAAGGTCGGGGTGAGCGAGGCGACCGTCAGCCGCGTGCTCAACGGCAAGCCGGGGGTCTCCGACGCGACCCGCGAGGCCGTGCTGACCGCCCTCGACGTGCTCGGCTACGAACGCCCCACCCAGCTCCGCGGCGACCGGGCCCGGCTGGTCGGCCTGGTGCTGCCCGAGCTGCAGAACCCGATCTTCCCCGCCTTCGCGGAGGTGGTCGGCGGCGCCCTCGCCCAGCAGGGCTTCACCTCGGTGCTGTGCACCCGCACGCTCGGCGGCGTCTCGGAGGCCGACTACGTCGACCTCCTGCTCCAGCAGCAGGTCAGCGGCGTGGTCTTCGCCGGCGGCCTGTACGCCCAGGCCGACGCCGCGCACGGGCACTACCGGCTGCTGCACGAGCGCAAGCTCCCGACCGTCCTCGTCAACGCGGCCGTCGGGCACCTCGACTTCCCCCAGGTCTCCTGCGACGACGTCGTGGCGGCCGAGATGGCGGTCGCCCACCTGCGCGCGCTCGGCCACGAGCGGGTCGGCATGGTGCTCGGGCCGAAGGACCACATGCCCTCGCGGCGCAAGCTGGAGACGTTCCTCGCGGCAGGCGGCGACGCCGAGCTGGTCGAGCACACGATGTTCTCCCTGGAGGGCGGGCACGCGGCCGCCGCCCGGCTGGTCAGGCGCGGGGTGAGCGGCGTGGTGTGCGCGAGCGACCTGCTCGCGCTCGGCACCGTACGGGCCGCGCGCCGCGCCGGGCTCTCGGTGCCCGGCGACATCTCGGTGATCGGCTTCGACGACTCCGCGCTCATGAACTGCACCGAGCCGCCGCTCACCACGGTCCGCCAGCCGATCGACGCGATGGGCAGGGCCGCCGTGGACCTGCTGGTCGCGCAGATCGACAAGGCGGTGGTGCCGGCCGACGAGCTGCTGTTCGAGCCCGAGCTGGTGGTACGGGCCTCGACCGCGCGCTGTCCTGCGTGA
- a CDS encoding ABC transporter substrate-binding protein: MRRSTGLVLVTALGLSATACGSGESPQPAASGGAADVTITVACQPARTAPQDRKAWDEDVAAFMKAHPGVTVKSTDQQPCFDPKTFGPKLAGGQMETVFVVPMTNYDDVIAQGQALDITRYTSSVKNWNDLRPDHRELLTKDGKVYGVPNVHYSVGLVYNRALFAKAGLDPNTPPRTWAEVREAAKKIAGLGAGHIGYGEYSGGNTGGWHFTQALYGRGGDILTADGKKAAFNSPEGKAVLQTLHDMRWVDNSMGGKLLVGWESLMMAMGSGKVGMMLGAPDVVTDVVTKFKGNVDDYGITGFPEAKASLSGGEAYMINPKATPEQAKAGMEWIDFRFNTVGKGRFDFARGKAIGNPVGVPDNAVYGDSPTGKALQEERVKNASLPVENYQTYVDAAATIPPKAEPPHAQELYAILDVPMSGVLSRKDASVDELLANAETKANAMLAAKG; the protein is encoded by the coding sequence ATGCGGAGATCCACCGGACTCGTGCTCGTAACCGCGCTCGGCCTCTCGGCGACCGCCTGTGGCTCCGGCGAGTCGCCGCAGCCCGCGGCCTCCGGCGGGGCGGCGGACGTGACCATCACGGTCGCCTGCCAGCCCGCCAGGACCGCGCCCCAGGACCGCAAGGCATGGGACGAGGACGTCGCCGCGTTCATGAAGGCCCACCCCGGCGTGACGGTGAAGAGCACGGACCAGCAGCCGTGCTTCGACCCCAAGACCTTCGGGCCCAAGCTGGCGGGCGGCCAGATGGAGACCGTCTTCGTGGTGCCGATGACGAACTACGACGACGTCATCGCCCAGGGGCAGGCCCTCGACATCACCCGGTACACAAGCTCGGTCAAGAACTGGAACGACCTGCGCCCCGACCACCGCGAGCTGCTCACCAAGGACGGCAAGGTCTACGGCGTCCCCAACGTGCACTACAGCGTCGGCCTGGTCTACAACCGGGCGCTGTTCGCCAAGGCCGGCCTCGACCCCAACACCCCGCCGAGGACCTGGGCCGAGGTGCGCGAGGCCGCCAAGAAGATCGCCGGCCTCGGCGCCGGCCACATCGGCTACGGCGAGTACTCCGGCGGCAACACCGGCGGCTGGCACTTCACCCAGGCCCTCTACGGCCGGGGCGGCGACATCCTGACCGCCGACGGCAAGAAGGCCGCCTTCAACTCGCCCGAGGGCAAGGCCGTGCTGCAGACCCTGCACGACATGCGCTGGGTCGACAACAGCATGGGCGGCAAGCTCCTCGTCGGCTGGGAGTCGCTCATGATGGCCATGGGCAGCGGCAAGGTCGGCATGATGCTCGGCGCGCCCGACGTGGTCACCGACGTGGTCACCAAGTTCAAGGGCAACGTCGACGACTACGGCATCACCGGCTTCCCCGAGGCCAAGGCGTCGCTGAGCGGCGGCGAGGCGTACATGATCAACCCGAAGGCCACGCCCGAGCAGGCCAAGGCCGGCATGGAGTGGATCGACTTCCGCTTCAACACCGTCGGCAAGGGCCGCTTCGACTTCGCCCGCGGCAAGGCCATCGGCAACCCGGTCGGCGTCCCCGACAACGCCGTCTACGGCGACTCGCCCACCGGCAAGGCCCTCCAGGAGGAGCGGGTGAAGAACGCCTCGCTGCCCGTCGAGAACTACCAGACGTACGTGGACGCCGCCGCGACCATCCCGCCGAAGGCCGAGCCCCCGCACGCGCAGGAGCTGTACGCCATCCTCGACGTGCCGATGTCCGGCGTGCTGAGCCGCAAGGACGCGAGCGTCGACGAGCTGCTGGCGAACGCTGAGACCAAGGCCAACGCGATGCTGGCGGCCAAGGGCTGA
- a CDS encoding carbohydrate ABC transporter permease, protein MRILRRNLTAYGFLCAALFCFTVFAWYPMVREFVLSFQRTDLINPPEWVGLDNFKAAVADPAFGEAWLNTVEFTVLALLCGYAAPFAVALVLNELRHARAYLRFVVYLPVMLPPIVAVLLFRWFYDPGPGLFNQILDFLHLPTLAWLDSSSTALVSLVIVSTWMNMGSATLIYLAALQNIPPELYEAAELDGAGILKRIRHVTIPQTRLILLLMLMLQIVATMQVFIEPYMLTGGGPENATVSVAYLMYQFAFSQMNYGQAGALGMMLMLALLVFAAVQLRTTREDQA, encoded by the coding sequence ATGCGGATCTTGAGGCGCAATCTGACGGCCTACGGGTTCCTGTGTGCGGCGTTGTTCTGCTTCACGGTGTTCGCCTGGTATCCGATGGTCAGGGAGTTCGTCCTGAGCTTCCAGCGGACCGACCTGATCAACCCGCCCGAATGGGTGGGGCTGGACAACTTCAAGGCGGCCGTCGCCGACCCGGCCTTCGGCGAGGCGTGGCTGAACACCGTGGAGTTCACCGTCCTCGCGCTGCTGTGCGGCTACGCCGCCCCGTTCGCCGTCGCGCTCGTGCTCAACGAGCTGCGCCACGCCCGGGCCTACCTCAGGTTCGTGGTCTACCTGCCGGTCATGCTGCCGCCGATCGTCGCGGTGCTGCTGTTCCGGTGGTTCTACGATCCCGGGCCCGGGCTGTTCAACCAGATACTCGACTTCCTCCACCTGCCGACGCTCGCCTGGCTGGACAGCTCCTCCACCGCGCTGGTCTCGCTCGTCATCGTCTCCACCTGGATGAACATGGGCAGCGCGACCCTGATCTACCTGGCCGCGCTGCAGAACATCCCGCCCGAGCTGTACGAGGCCGCCGAGCTCGACGGGGCCGGCATCCTCAAGCGGATCAGGCACGTCACGATCCCGCAGACGCGGCTGATCCTGCTGCTCATGCTCATGCTGCAGATCGTGGCCACGATGCAGGTGTTCATCGAGCCGTACATGCTGACCGGCGGCGGCCCGGAGAACGCGACCGTCAGCGTGGCGTACCTGATGTACCAGTTCGCCTTCTCCCAGATGAACTACGGCCAGGCAGGGGCGCTCGGCATGATGCTCATGCTCGCGCTGCTCGTCTTCGCCGCCGTCCAGCTCCGCACCACCCGGGAGGACCAGGCATGA
- a CDS encoding carbohydrate ABC transporter permease, which produces MRTEAQIRTIVSPHQLNSRWGRRIYWLVLVSVVLLFTLAFVFPLYWMVTGAMKTPDEIAEMPPTLVPRDPTLDNFFEAWDLFDLGTLLANTAYYAFGAWLFSMVVDVSAAYALSKLRPMFGGVILGAMLATLMIPPMVILIPLYVTIVDLGLLNNPWGLWFPAAANGFNIFLLKRFFDSIPRELIEAAQIDGAGPVRTLWSVVLPVSRPILGVVSIFTIVTAFKDFVLPLLVMTDSEKMPVSVGLSQTAGAVTQNQVMGGLVIAGIPMIIVFFVFQRHIMAGLTAGSIKG; this is translated from the coding sequence ATGAGGACGGAGGCGCAGATCAGGACGATCGTCTCGCCCCACCAGCTCAACAGCCGATGGGGGCGGCGGATCTACTGGCTGGTGCTGGTCTCCGTCGTCCTGCTGTTCACCCTGGCCTTCGTCTTCCCGCTCTACTGGATGGTCACCGGCGCCATGAAGACGCCGGACGAGATCGCCGAGATGCCGCCCACGCTGGTGCCGAGAGACCCGACGCTGGACAACTTCTTCGAGGCGTGGGACCTGTTCGACCTCGGCACGCTGCTGGCGAACACCGCGTACTACGCCTTCGGCGCCTGGCTGTTCTCCATGGTGGTGGACGTGTCGGCGGCGTACGCGCTGTCGAAGCTGCGCCCGATGTTCGGCGGCGTGATCCTCGGCGCGATGCTGGCCACGCTGATGATCCCGCCGATGGTGATCCTCATCCCGCTCTACGTGACGATCGTGGACCTCGGGCTGCTGAACAACCCGTGGGGGCTGTGGTTCCCCGCGGCGGCCAACGGATTCAACATCTTCCTGCTCAAACGGTTCTTCGACTCCATCCCGCGCGAGCTCATCGAGGCGGCGCAGATCGACGGCGCCGGGCCGGTGCGCACGCTCTGGTCCGTGGTGCTGCCCGTCTCCCGGCCCATCCTCGGCGTGGTGTCCATCTTCACGATCGTCACCGCGTTCAAGGACTTCGTCCTGCCGCTGCTGGTGATGACCGACAGCGAGAAGATGCCGGTCAGCGTCGGACTGTCGCAGACCGCAGGGGCGGTCACCCAGAACCAGGTCATGGGCGGCCTGGTGATCGCCGGCATCCCCATGATCATCGTCTTCTTCGTCTTCCAACGACACATCATGGCGGGCCTCACCGCCGGAAGCATCAAGGGATAA
- a CDS encoding glycoside hydrolase family 13 protein, which produces MSQTWWRGAAIYQVYLRSFADGNGDGVGDLAGLRSRLPYLKDLGIDAIWLNPWYPSPMADGGYDVADYRDIEPVFGTLAEAETFVEEAHRLDIKVIIDVVPNHSSTESAWFKEALANPAARDRFWFADRPLNDWQSIFGGSAWTRVPDGQWYLHLFDPGQPDLNWDNPEVHQEFEDVLRFWFERGVDGFRIDSAALLLKSDTAYEDLDGVHDVYRRWREIADEYGERVLIGEVWLPDQERFARYLRPDELHTAFNFDFLSCPWEAAELRRVIDLTLATHTPIGAPPTWVLSNHDVTRPVTRYGRADTAFEHGGRLHGTPSDLELGHRRARAAALLAMALPGSLYVYQGEELGLPEVEDLPDERRQDPMYARSGGTNPGRDGCRVPLPWSGEEPPFGFGTGTPWLPQPDNWRKLTAEAQLTDLGSMLNLYRDGLRIRRESLGDGTLTWLPSEGEVLAFRRDSGLTCVTNLGPGPAPLPEGRLLLASGPLDDDTLPADTTAWLA; this is translated from the coding sequence ATGTCGCAAACGTGGTGGCGGGGGGCCGCGATCTACCAGGTCTACCTGCGGAGTTTCGCCGACGGGAACGGCGACGGCGTGGGCGACCTCGCCGGCCTGCGATCCCGCCTGCCCTACCTCAAGGACCTGGGGATCGACGCCATCTGGCTCAACCCGTGGTATCCGTCCCCGATGGCCGACGGCGGCTACGACGTCGCCGACTACCGGGACATCGAGCCGGTCTTCGGCACGCTCGCCGAGGCCGAGACGTTCGTCGAGGAGGCGCACCGGCTCGACATCAAGGTCATCATCGACGTCGTGCCCAACCACAGCTCCACCGAGAGCGCCTGGTTCAAGGAGGCCCTGGCGAACCCGGCGGCCCGCGACCGGTTCTGGTTCGCCGACCGGCCGCTCAACGACTGGCAGTCCATCTTCGGCGGCTCCGCCTGGACGCGGGTGCCGGACGGGCAGTGGTACCTGCACCTGTTCGACCCGGGGCAGCCGGACCTCAACTGGGACAACCCGGAGGTCCACCAGGAGTTCGAGGACGTGCTGCGCTTCTGGTTCGAGCGCGGCGTGGACGGCTTCCGCATCGACTCGGCGGCGCTGCTGCTCAAGTCGGACACCGCGTACGAGGACCTCGACGGCGTCCACGACGTCTACCGGCGCTGGCGCGAGATCGCCGACGAGTACGGCGAGCGCGTCCTCATCGGCGAGGTCTGGCTGCCCGACCAGGAGCGCTTCGCCCGCTACCTGCGCCCCGACGAGCTGCACACGGCGTTCAACTTCGACTTCCTGTCCTGCCCCTGGGAGGCCGCCGAGCTGCGCCGGGTCATCGACCTGACCCTCGCCACGCACACCCCGATCGGCGCGCCGCCGACCTGGGTGCTGTCCAACCACGACGTGACCCGCCCGGTCACCCGCTACGGCCGCGCCGACACCGCGTTCGAGCACGGCGGGCGGCTCCACGGCACGCCGTCCGACCTGGAGCTCGGCCACCGGCGGGCGCGGGCGGCGGCGCTGCTGGCCATGGCGCTGCCCGGCTCGCTCTACGTCTACCAGGGCGAGGAGCTGGGCCTGCCCGAGGTCGAGGACCTGCCGGACGAGCGGCGGCAGGACCCGATGTACGCCAGGTCGGGCGGCACCAACCCCGGCCGCGACGGCTGCCGCGTCCCGCTGCCGTGGTCGGGGGAGGAGCCGCCGTTCGGCTTCGGCACGGGCACGCCCTGGCTGCCGCAACCGGACAACTGGCGCAAGCTGACCGCCGAGGCCCAGCTCACGGACCTCGGCTCGATGCTCAACCTCTACCGCGACGGGCTGCGCATCCGGCGCGAGTCACTCGGCGACGGCACCCTGACCTGGCTGCCCTCGGAAGGAGAGGTGCTGGCCTTCCGCCGCGACTCGGGCCTGACCTGCGTCACCAACCTCGGCCCCGGCCCGGCGCCGCTCCCCGAAGGCCGCCTCCTGCTGGCCAGCGGCCCCCTGGACGACGACACCCTCCCCGCCGACACCACCGCCTGGCTCGCCTGA